The stretch of DNA cacctgatttcactcctttaattagttggcttgagtaaaacaaatgatcatgtgacctcctggttggttggaacaaaaaccagcagccacaccggccctttgcggataagattgcccacccctgtgTTAGAGGTTTAAGCTGTCAGGTGCCGCAGTGAACAGTGTAAAGAAATCAGCAGATTGTTGGGCAATGTATTTAATGTTAAGCATGCAAAGGGTGGGGGgattccagtaaaaaaaaaaattcatcatCCCAAGACAGTCATTATTTTGACTTGCTTAGAAGAGCTTGACTCTCCAGGTCTCATTGCCACCTTGCAACTGAAGCCATTATCTGCTGAGCTTGCACTTTTTGACAGCACTGAAGATTCATACAAAACACAAGTGGATCCGTCTTCACCTATTCGATATGACACTTCATAAGGGTCCACCCACAGTGTCAGTTCACTCGGAAGCAAAGACAAAATTTGCTCTAATGTAAGTCCAATAGAACAAGCAGCTTTGGCGATCAGTGGGTCCATTTTGTGATTGATGCGAATGCATCTGTAGCCAGACCCTCTGCAAGGGGCCTGAGGAAACCAGTGTTGTTGATAATGCTCTGCAAAaaggaaaacattaaaaaattgcACTGTACAAATTCATAAAATAGCAGGTGGACACAATGGCTAGGCTAAAAGAGCCTTTCGTGTACTTTCCTAATTCACACGGATTTTCTGCATAAGCATCTATTTTATCTGAACTCCTGTTTACAATACCCACAAATACTGCTAATCAGCCATAGAAATGGCATTGTcagtgtttaattaaaaatattgtacACCATTttgtgtggatttttagtttcaTTTGAACAGCCACTTTATGATCAGTCAACCAATGGAAGTGTTTGCTTCCAAAATTActtagaataaaatcttttaacaCTGACTTCCACTAAAACTTAAGACAGTTTTACCCTTCTCttataaagttgctattttgggagatacatgtttttaattggacagggACCAAATATGAGGACCACTGTAAGTCCATGTGCCATTAaatcaaatgaaatcaaattttGTGCTACTCATTATTTTAACCAATCCAGCAATTAGGTGCTTTGCCTGGGGAAGAGGAGGAGGTAAACTGctttctccactgttttgaaactgtgtttTAGTTCCCACTTTAAAGGCTTGATGTCAGTATTACAGAATCCTTTGAATTAAAATCATTGGTTCAGGCGATGGAAGAGAGCAAAAAAGCATCATTAAAGGGAGAGGGtgctttttaaatttcaaataCTTAAAATATTATGGACATGTTGCTGTTTTTATCTATTTAGAAacaataaatgtttgtattttgtcaATTAATCATGATGTGGGATTATTTGGAATTAAATGGTGGCACAGTACCAATTATATCCATGTCAGATttttgacatatttcataaaatatctatattttatattctttatCTTATATTCTAAAATGTATGAATAATCCATCCACATTCTCAACAGATCCAAATAAATCAGGTCAATATGATATCTGAAAACGATATCTGAAAAAGATTTTCGTGGGCTTAATATGAACACTTACACGACTGGTTAGAAAATAAAAGACCatcataaaataattattacccTGAATATTTCCACAGTTAAAACTATTGTCTTACCAGTCAGTGCTTCCTCCAGTGATTGGCTGAAGTGGTGAAGCTGTTCTTCAGTTAAAAGTCTGCTGCCCCTGACGAGACAACTCACAAATTTCACAGCTGTTGAGACTTCTGTTTTCATCTTGTCCTCAAATGCATTCTATTTTACATTAGACAGACAACGAAGAAAACCACAGAATTCCACCTGCAAAATAAAATTACTTAGATTAAATCGATAAAAAAATTGTACAGTTTTTACAGCACTCAAAACTAAAAAACTAGGTTTTGTTCTTTAAGCTTTTTGTTTCTCTCCTGTAAGAGCAGATAGTGTTTTTTGACTGGTCACTGGCCTTGGCTGAACGCTGAGCGGTGGGAGACTGCTGAATGTGATTCTGTCTGAAGTTCGGTTCATTAACAGAACTCGAGAGTCACAAAGGCACGTTCTGACACATGTGACGTCAAAACGCCACTCATTAGCGCCACCACGTGTGTATTCATGGCTCTGTATCAATGTAGTTACTTTTACAGAGTACTAACACCATTATTAGGGCTACTACTGCTTTTTTTACAGAACGAATTTCA from Hoplias malabaricus isolate fHopMal1 chromosome 5, fHopMal1.hap1, whole genome shotgun sequence encodes:
- the LOC136696384 gene encoding protein BTG1-like yields the protein MKTEVSTAVKFVSCLVRGSRLLTEEQLHHFSQSLEEALTEHYQQHWFPQAPCRGSGYRCIRINHKMDPLIAKAACSIGLTLEQILSLLPSELTLWVDPYEVSYRIGEDGSTCVLYESSVLSKSASSADNGFSCKVAMRPGESSSSKQVKIMTVLG